AAAATCTTACCAGCAGAGGTTTTATCATATGATAATGCCTCAAAAATTCTCTCAATAGTTATAAAACTATCGGCATTATTCTTTGCAAGCTCTAATGCTTTATCAAGTAATTTTAGTGCTTCTGATGATAAGTAAAGTTGTCCTCCTCCCTCTATTTGCACTTTTGGGATTTTGTTTAATTCTACGGTTATAGCTCTATTCAAATCATCGAAGCTAGTACCTAAAGTATTAATAAGATTATCAATAACTCCACTATCATCGTTTAATAAACTCGCCAATATGTGTAATGGCAATATTTGCTGATGATCATTTTTTGCTGCTATGCTTTGGGCATTAGACAATACAGATTTTGCGTGGGTAGTAAATTTATCTATGTTCATTGCCATAACCTCATAAATTTTAAATTAACTCAAAGTTTATTATAGCCAACCCGATTAGTATTACTCCGTCATTGCGAGACCACGCAAGTAGGTCGCGGCAATCCACACTTATTGGATTGCTTCGGAGGCGTAAGCCTCCTCGCAATGACGTTTTAGTTTCCACCGTCATTGCGAGCGAACATATGTGAGCGTGGCAATCCATGAAACTTGTTATATGGATTGCTTCATCGACCTTTGTTCTCCTCGCAATGACGTTAGTTTGTTATGAGCTATACTATAAATATATCATAATATTTTCTTCCACTAAGTCTTTAATATATAATTAATGGTGAATAATAATACAAGAGATGCTGGTATATTAAATCAATAAATCAAATTTCTTGATTAATTTACTTAAATCTTATAGAACTCATAGGAGTAGTATAATGAAAACCCTGAATTTAGGGTATTCCATTTTATTTTATATAATATAAATTATTTTTTAGATCGGTAATGAATCATAACATAGTTAATTTAGCAGCTGCAATTGTCTTGTCCCTTGGGATTATTTTTGGATGGCAATATTTTTATGATAAACCAAGATTACAAAAATTAGAACAGCAAAATAAAATATATAACAAGCAAGTTCAAGAGTTAAAGAAAAAGAATACTCAAGTAGCAATCCCTAAAGAAGTTGAATCACCTATTTCTACCAAGAGAATTCGGATAAACTCAGAGCTACTTTCTGGATCGATTGCTTTAAAAGGACTTCGGTTTGATGATTTAATTTTGTTGAAATATAAGCAAGATTTATCACCAGACAGTAAACCTGTTGTGTTATTTGCCCATTCTCAGTCAGAAGAAGCCTATTTTGCTGAAATAGGCTGGTTTAACAAGGATAGTAGTATTATTCTTCCTGATAGTGAAACTCTTTGGCAGACTGATAATGATCAGTTAACGCCTACAAAACCTGTAAATTTATCATGGATCAACAAAGATGGGATTAAATTTTTGATTACTATAAGCATGGATAGTAATTATTTATTTACCATAGATCAAACTACGGTAAATGATAGTAATCAACCAGTCTCAGTGCAATATTATGGACTAATTAACCGTAAATATACTGGCTGCAAAGAGAAATTGGTTAATCTCCATCAAGGACCAATTGGTGTTATTGATGGTAGACTTAAAGAATATTCTTTTGACGATTTAAAAGATAAGAAAACTGAAAAATTTTTGCAAGGCGTTGTTGATTGGGTTGGTATAACAGATAAATATTGGCTAGCTTCCTTAATTCCAGATAAAGCTAATATGTATAGCTCTAACTTCAATTACGCAATAAAGAACGGTGTTGAAAAATATCAGGTTGATTTCATCTCCTCAACTCACACTATAGAAGTAGGACAAAAACTCACTATATCGCAAAGATTATTTGCTGGAGCAAAGAAAGTTGACTTATTAGACAAATACGAAAAGCAATATAATATTAAATTATTTGACCGGGCTATTGATTTTGGTTGGTTTTATATAATCACTAAACCACTCTTTAATGTTATGAATTTTTTCTATCATTACGTTGGTAATTTCGGGGTTAGTATCTTGATCGTAACTGTTATTATAAAATTACTAATGTTTACTTTGGCTAATAAACAATATCGTGCTATGAAAAGAATGAAGAATCTTCAGCCAGAAGCAGAGAGAATTAGGGCGTTATATGCTGATGATAAAATGAGACTTAACCAAGAAGTTATGGCTTTGTACAAAAGAGAGAAGATTAACCCCCTCGCTGGTTGTCTGCCGCTTATTGTAATAGTCCCAGTATCTTTCTCAATTTATAAAGTGTTATACGTAACTATTGAGATGCGTCAAGCACCATTTTTTGGTTGGATAAAAGATTTATCTGCTCCTGATCCAACATCAATTTTTAATTTGTTCGGACTACTGCCATTTGCTTGTCCAAGCTTCCTAATGATTGGTGCATGGCCTATTCTCATGGCTCTTACTATGTTCTTATTGCAAAGGATGACTCCACAACAGTCAGCCGATCCAATTCAAGCACAAGTACTGAAATTTATGCCTCTAGTTCTTTTAGTAATGTTTAGTAGTGCTCCAGTGGGAGTAGTGATTTATTGGTCTTGGAATAATATTTTATCGATAATTCAGCAATATTACATTAATAAGCTAGATAAGAATGTCGGTTGATAAGGTTACAAAACTATTCCGGCAAGAGGTAAAATTTATAGCTGGTGTGGCAAAAATAAATCAGTTCCCTAATACATCTGTACCAGAGATTGCCTTTGTTGGTAAATCAAATGTTGGTAAGTCGAGTTTGATTAATAGTATCTGTAATAATTCAAGTATTGCTAAGGTTTCTAATACTCCTGGTCGCACTAGGCAAATAAATTTTTTCTCCCTTATCGATAGACTTATTTTAGTTGATCTTCCTGGATATGGCTTTGCTGAAGTGCCAATATATATCAAACAACAGTGGGAAGTATTAATAACATACTATCTCAGAATGAGTGTAAATCTCAAATTAGTAAATTTGTTGATTGATGCCAGAAGAGGAGTAAAGCAAAATGATATGGAAATTGCTAAATTGTTACTTTCTTGCAATAAAGATTTCCAAATTGTTTTCACAAAGTCAGATAAGGTAACAGATAAAGAAAACCTAACGGCGACAGCACAGAATTTTCTTGCAACTTTAGGCTACTCCTGTAATGTAATTTATACAAGTAGTAGGAGTAAAGAAGGTGCAAAAGAATTGCAGTTTAGTTTGGCAAAATGCATTAAATTATAAAGATAAGGAAGATAAAGGCTTTTCAGATATCAAAGATACTGCTTTAATTAAAGATATAATAAGACGTAGTAGTGAAGTTAGAGATCAAGTTATGGTATTTAAGCTACCGTCATTAATTATTGATGATGACAAATTATTGACGAGTTTTGCAGAAGTAATACAGTTGCTTGATAGTTGTGGCATCAAAATCTTTATAGTGCATGATCATACTAATTTGGTAAATGATACGCTGAAATTATTTGGCTGTGATCAAAAATTTATCGATAATATTAAGGTAGCGGATTATAAAAGCTCACAAATTATGGAAATGGTTTTGTCCGGATATATTAATAAGCGTATAGTTTCCAAGCTCTGTAGTTTAGGTTGTTATGCTATTGGTATTTCTTGCAAAGATGCTAATCTTATTCAAGCTAAGAAATCAAAATTATTGCATAAAAGAGACACTAATAAAGATGTAATAGATATTGGGTTTATTAGTGAACCAGTTATAGTAAACCCTGAGATTTTAATAAATTTTGAAGATAGTAATATTATTCCGGTTATATCACCAGTAGCTAGTGATGAAAAAGGTAATACACATCTACTTGATGTAAATATGACCGCCTCGATAATTGCGTCCTCATTAGATGCAGATCATTTAGTATTATTATATGATGGGGTAGAATTTACCGGGGGGAAATATATGCGTGTACAGGATGTTGATGTATTGAAAGAAATGCTGAATGAAGCTGTTGATCCTAAAAAAGTTGATTTGATTGGGACAGCTTTAAGTGCTATTCAAAATAATACCGATTGCGTGCATTTTCTCGATGCAGCTTTCCCTGATTCTATATTATTAAGCATGTTTACAAGTAAAGAACGTGAGTTACCAATTGTATAAAAATATGTGGGCAAAAAAATAAGTAATATCACAAAAATAGTGAAAACAGCTATTAGTGGAGCATAAAAATCTGTTATATTTATAGATATAACTGAATTTGGGTTAATTAGAGTTAAAGAGGGGTAATTTATGTCAGGTAGTTTAGTATCAGATCCGTTATTTGTTGGTTTAACAAGACCGGCAATGATCTTTGGGGTAAGTATAAAGTTTGCAGCACTTAATATGATCATATCTATGTCGTTATTTATTCAAAGTAATAGTATTATGAATTTACTTGTTGCTTTTATAATTCATATGATAGGGTATGTAATATGTTTTAAAGAACCAAGATTTATAGAATTGTTGTTAAATAAATCTTCTAAATGTAGTCAGTGTCCTAATAAATCATTCTATGGAGCGAACTCATACGGTATTTAAAAGAACAGTATAAAATGACAAAAAATGATAAAATTATCTGTAACAAAAACAGCAAAAGAATCGAGTTCTAGGAAAGAAAAACCTACTTCTCACTTTATTCCTTATAAGTGCCATTGGGATAGTAATACTATCCTAACCAAAAATAATGAATTATTACAAGTAGTAAAGATAGGGGGGTTTTCCTTTGAAACAGCTGATGATGAAGATTTAGATATTAAAAAAAATATCAGGAATTCGTTACTTAAAAATATGTCATCAGGCAATATTGTGATGTATTTCCATACGATCAGAAGGCGTAGACCAGTAATTTTTGATGAGATTGAATATACCTATGACCCTACCATAAAAGTACCTAATGATTTCACAACTTATTTATCAAATGAATGGCGTAAGAAACATGCGGGTTCTAAGTCGTTTTTTAATGAGTTGTATGTTAGTATTCTTTATAGACCAGATAAAGCTGGAGCGGCTGTAATCGAGTACTTCATTAAGAAGCTAATGCAAAAGTCTAATAAATCGGCTTGGGAAAATGACATGCGAGAAATGCAGGAAAGTCTTCGAGAAATGTCCTCAAGAGTAGTTAATACATTCCATAGTTACGGTGCCAGGCTACTTGGTGTACGCAAATCTAGTAGTGGTTATTGCTGTGATATTATGGAGTTTTTAGGCACTCTGGTAAATTGTGGTTCTTCAATGCAAATGGTTGTTCCCAGAAACTCAATAGACCAATATCTTCCAACCCATAGATTGTTTTTTGGTTCTAGATCTATAGAAGCACGTGGTCCAGCGGGCAGGAGATATGCTGGTATACTAAGTATTTTAGAATATGGGCCATCCACATCGGCTGGAATTTTTGATGGCTTTTTACAAATGCCCTTTGAATTTGTTATGACTCAGAGTTTTATTTTTGCTAATAGAACAGTGGCAATTAATAAAATGCAACTACAACAAAATAGGATGATTCAAGCAGATGATAAGGCTGTATCACAAGTTGCCGAAATTTCTCGAGCACTTGATATGGCTACCAGTGGTGATATTGGTTTTGGAGAACACCATTTTTCACTTCTCTGCTCTGATAGTAATTTAAAATCTCTTGAAGATACTTTATCTATGGCTTCTGTTGAACTATCCAATTCTGGAATTCAACCTGTTAGAGAAAAAATTAATATGGAACCGAGTTATTGGGGACAGCTTCCTGGGAATATGGATTATATAGTAAGAGGTTCGACTATCAATACTTTAAACATGGCTAGTTTTGCATCTATGCATAATTATCCATTAGGTAAGGTTTTTAATAATCACTGGGGAGAATATGTGACTGTACTCGATACTACTTCGGGTACTCCGTTTTATTTCAGTTTTCATGTTAGGGACGTTGGGCATAGTTTGATTATTGGTCCAACTGGAGCTGGTAAAACAGTGCTAATGAATTTTTTATGTGCCCAAGCACAAAAATTTAAACCGAGAATGTTCTTTTTTGATAAAGCTCACGGTGCTGAAATATTTATTAGATCACTTAATGGGGTTTATACCACAATTGATCCGGGGGGAGAATGTAACTTTAATCCCTTGCAACTTGATGATACTGGAGAAAATAGAGCCTTTATATTAGAGTGGCTTAAAGTATTGGTTACTTCTAATGGAGAATCGGTATCATCAGAAGATAATAAGACTTTATCACAAGCAGTAAGTGGTAATTTTAAGCTGGAGAAGAAAGATAGAAGATTAAAAAATGTTGTAGCATTTTTGGGTATAGATGGTCCTAATAGTTTGGCAGGTAGGATTGCTATGTGGGTTGGGAGAGGTTCGTATGCCAGAATATTTGATAATCAGACAGATAATATTGATTTACAGAAAGCTCGAGTATTTGGTTTTGATATGACTGAATTATTAAAGGATCCAGTTAGTCTTGCTCCTGTATTACTATATATCTTCCATAGAATTAGTATTTCTTTAGATGGTCAAAGAACTATGATAGTTCTTGATGAGGCATGGGCTTTGATTGATAATCCAGTATTTGCCCCCAAAATTAAGGAGTGGCTAAAAGTTTTGCGTAAGTTAAATACTTTTGTAATTTTTGCTACCCAAAGTGTTGAAGATGCAGCTAAAAGCAGAATTAGTGATACTCTGATTCAACAAACTGCGACACAAATATTCTTACCAAATCTTAAGGCAACCGATATTTATCGTAGTGCCTTTATGCTTAGTCAACGTGAATATATTTTAATAAAAACTACAGATCCAACATCGCGTTATTTTTTAATAAAACAGGGAGTAGATGCGCTTGTTGCTAAAATAAGTTTAGATGGTATGAATGATATTATTAATGTTCTGTCTGGTCGGGTTGAAACAGTGTTATTGTTGAATCGGATTAGAGGGCAATATGGTGATGATCCTGAAAAATGGTTGCCTATATTTTATGAGGAAGTAAAGTCACTTTAGTTAATTTATGCATTACAAACATAGAAAATCACCCACTAGACTGACTTATGCAGGAAGTCTATTTTATGGTGCTAAAACATTTGTTAGGATATTAATTTTATGTAGTACATTAAATTTTACTATTATCCATAATAGTTTTGCAGAAGAAAAAGGTACTTTAGATACTATAATTGATATTCTTTCAAGTTTGACCTGTGAAACTCAGGGTGTTGGTGACTTATTACGTACGGAATTTTCTCACACTTGTATACCAGGATCATTTTTTTCCTTTGCTACTGCGAATATAATCTCGCCAGGGGTTTATGCCAATACGATGCTGCGTCTTAAAATAAATGACCATGAATTATTTGACAAATCATTCCCTGGGGGACAGTGTGCAAGAAGTAATAAAATTGATCCAAAGGATCCTAAATTAACCTTTGCATTTTGTAATAATATTGAACTAGCAAAGGTTAGGATGGGGGCAATAGCCATATCTGCCATTGCTATTGCTAAAGCCGTATTAACCGGATCAGACCCGTGGGATGGTATTATGGAGGCTTGGAAATACAATAAGGGTGCATATCATACTATTTATGAGGGCAAGAAAGATGGTTATACCGATGTAATGTTGGACGTACCTTTGCCAGTTATTTTTAAAGTAATAAAGCAAAAGGATACTATGTGTGTGGCTGCTCCCACTATATTAGCAGATTGGGTGGCGGTTGGTTGTAAGTATGTTAGGGAACCTTACCCTGAATCTATATATGGACCTTTTATGGGTAGTAGCAAGGCTGAAGAAAGTCAGAATACCCCTACTGATCCAATGGCAATAGTTGCTTGTGGCACGTCATCTTCTAGTTGTTACCAAAATGCTTATGAGAATTCTAAGACAGCCATAGTCATCTCTTCACCATTAATAGAATGTATTAAAGAAATGACAGCAAGATTACTAATTAGTAAAGATGTTTGTACATTTGATGATGTTAATAAAGTGATTAATTCCAGTAAAAGGGAGAGTAGTGTATTATTTCAATTTCAACGTAATATGCATAGAACTGTTACCGCTTTATTAACTATATATGTAATTTTCTTTGGTTTTAAAATCATACTTTCTAGTGAAATTCCACCTAAAAATGAAATAATTAATTTTGTATTAAAAATGTTATTTGTAACCTATTTCTCTGTAGGTATAAACATTACTCCTGGTAGTGGTTCTGACTATAATCGACTAGATGGTATGGTGCAGTGGGCTTTTCCTTTGTTATTAGGAGGAATAGATACGCTTGGTGGTTGGGTTATGAATGCTTCACCATCAGAGTTGTGCAAATTTGAACCCAAAGATTACGTCAATAAAAATCTTTCTTATATGCCATTATGGGATGCATTAGATTGTCGGGTAAGTCATTATTTGGGATTAGATATACTATCAACGATGATGGTAGAAAATCAATATAGAAATCATGATTTCAAAAGTTTTGACTTTTTTAGTTTTTCAGCTCCACCTTATGTATATTTACTGATTCCTGCTATTATTTCAGGTAACATGACTCTCGTGTCTTTGGCACTTTCTTATCCTTTATTAGTGATATCTGTTGGAGCATTTATGGTGAATGCTACAGTGATGTGCATGATATCCATAGTAATATTGGGTGTTTTAGCACCTCTTTTTGTACCAATGTTTTTATTTGAATATACACGAGGTTACTTCGAATCGTGGGTAAAGTTGTTAATATCATTTTTGTTACAACCTATGGTGGTGGTGACCTTTATGATTATGATGTTTTCAGTTTACGATTTTGGTTTTTATGGTCACTGTAAATATACAAGTAAAACCATAAACAATAGTATAGAAAGTGGTGGCGACGGAAAAAGAGCTGTGAAAATATTTTTTGTTGATAATGACTGGGATAATTATAATAAAGTAGAAGATGTTAAAAGCTGTAAGAATAGCCTAGGTTATATGCTTAATAATCCACTTGCAACAGTTGTTGATTTTGCTAAAGATAACCTAAATGAGATGGTCAAAGAAAA
This genomic interval from Candidatus Tisiphia endosymbiont of Dioctria linearis contains the following:
- a CDS encoding type IV secretion system protein, which encodes MHYKHRKSPTRLTYAGSLFYGAKTFVRILILCSTLNFTIIHNSFAEEKGTLDTIIDILSSLTCETQGVGDLLRTEFSHTCIPGSFFSFATANIISPGVYANTMLRLKINDHELFDKSFPGGQCARSNKIDPKDPKLTFAFCNNIELAKVRMGAIAISAIAIAKAVLTGSDPWDGIMEAWKYNKGAYHTIYEGKKDGYTDVMLDVPLPVIFKVIKQKDTMCVAAPTILADWVAVGCKYVREPYPESIYGPFMGSSKAEESQNTPTDPMAIVACGTSSSSCYQNAYENSKTAIVISSPLIECIKEMTARLLISKDVCTFDDVNKVINSSKRESSVLFQFQRNMHRTVTALLTIYVIFFGFKIILSSEIPPKNEIINFVLKMLFVTYFSVGINITPGSGSDYNRLDGMVQWAFPLLLGGIDTLGGWVMNASPSELCKFEPKDYVNKNLSYMPLWDALDCRVSHYLGLDILSTMMVENQYRNHDFKSFDFFSFSAPPYVYLLIPAIISGNMTLVSLALSYPLLVISVGAFMVNATVMCMISIVILGVLAPLFVPMFLFEYTRGYFESWVKLLISFLLQPMVVVTFMIMMFSVYDFGFYGHCKYTSKTINNSIESGGDGKRAVKIFFVDNDWDNYNKVEDVKSCKNSLGYMLNNPLATVVDFAKDNLNEMVKEKPGSGSTSSHLSKYQFLQGIIMGPGMFFVSPKLIFEKIKDIVLALITACFTLYLMYHLSAQLAEFAADMTEGVALSSVAIHPQAIYKAGMAAIGAAGKMGAADKGGGAKDLAGGGKGGDKGELAGDSSSTTGGESAGDTVSTGGSAGATGGDTVSTGSSGAAGAVGGAIKSLGSSVASLPIRHITEATTDGVTEGGSSSAAGSSKESRVSLESTSELIIPPTTKMVETDDTINKSSQAATNKQELGKTPNKAKEKKSYGLVPKTSKEMENHTLKPGDTGYVKQEIRNREIKDRNAKLEEQAFKDFKAKSIKNRAARQVIADNANVKVKKDGSDENS
- the yidC gene encoding membrane protein insertase YidC, translating into MNHNIVNLAAAIVLSLGIIFGWQYFYDKPRLQKLEQQNKIYNKQVQELKKKNTQVAIPKEVESPISTKRIRINSELLSGSIALKGLRFDDLILLKYKQDLSPDSKPVVLFAHSQSEEAYFAEIGWFNKDSSIILPDSETLWQTDNDQLTPTKPVNLSWINKDGIKFLITISMDSNYLFTIDQTTVNDSNQPVSVQYYGLINRKYTGCKEKLVNLHQGPIGVIDGRLKEYSFDDLKDKKTEKFLQGVVDWVGITDKYWLASLIPDKANMYSSNFNYAIKNGVEKYQVDFISSTHTIEVGQKLTISQRLFAGAKKVDLLDKYEKQYNIKLFDRAIDFGWFYIITKPLFNVMNFFYHYVGNFGVSILIVTVIIKLLMFTLANKQYRAMKRMKNLQPEAERIRALYADDKMRLNQEVMALYKREKINPLAGCLPLIVIVPVSFSIYKVLYVTIEMRQAPFFGWIKDLSAPDPTSIFNLFGLLPFACPSFLMIGAWPILMALTMFLLQRMTPQQSADPIQAQVLKFMPLVLLVMFSSAPVGVVIYWSWNNILSIIQQYYINKLDKNVG
- a CDS encoding acetylglutamate kinase, translated to MQKNCSLVWQNALNYKDKEDKGFSDIKDTALIKDIIRRSSEVRDQVMVFKLPSLIIDDDKLLTSFAEVIQLLDSCGIKIFIVHDHTNLVNDTLKLFGCDQKFIDNIKVADYKSSQIMEMVLSGYINKRIVSKLCSLGCYAIGISCKDANLIQAKKSKLLHKRDTNKDVIDIGFISEPVIVNPEILINFEDSNIIPVISPVASDEKGNTHLLDVNMTASIIASSLDADHLVLLYDGVEFTGGKYMRVQDVDVLKEMLNEAVDPKKVDLIGTALSAIQNNTDCVHFLDAAFPDSILLSMFTSKERELPIV
- the yihA gene encoding ribosome biogenesis GTP-binding protein YihA/YsxC, which encodes MSVDKVTKLFRQEVKFIAGVAKINQFPNTSVPEIAFVGKSNVGKSSLINSICNNSSIAKVSNTPGRTRQINFFSLIDRLILVDLPGYGFAEVPIYIKQQWEVLITYYLRMSVNLKLVNLLIDARRGVKQNDMEIAKLLLSCNKDFQIVFTKSDKVTDKENLTATAQNFLATLGYSCNVIYTSSRSKEGAKELQFSLAKCIKL
- a CDS encoding VirB3 family type IV secretion system protein; this translates as MSGSLVSDPLFVGLTRPAMIFGVSIKFAALNMIISMSLFIQSNSIMNLLVAFIIHMIGYVICFKEPRFIELLLNKSSKCSQCPNKSFYGANSYGI
- a CDS encoding VirB4 family type IV secretion/conjugal transfer ATPase, whose product is MKLSVTKTAKESSSRKEKPTSHFIPYKCHWDSNTILTKNNELLQVVKIGGFSFETADDEDLDIKKNIRNSLLKNMSSGNIVMYFHTIRRRRPVIFDEIEYTYDPTIKVPNDFTTYLSNEWRKKHAGSKSFFNELYVSILYRPDKAGAAVIEYFIKKLMQKSNKSAWENDMREMQESLREMSSRVVNTFHSYGARLLGVRKSSSGYCCDIMEFLGTLVNCGSSMQMVVPRNSIDQYLPTHRLFFGSRSIEARGPAGRRYAGILSILEYGPSTSAGIFDGFLQMPFEFVMTQSFIFANRTVAINKMQLQQNRMIQADDKAVSQVAEISRALDMATSGDIGFGEHHFSLLCSDSNLKSLEDTLSMASVELSNSGIQPVREKINMEPSYWGQLPGNMDYIVRGSTINTLNMASFASMHNYPLGKVFNNHWGEYVTVLDTTSGTPFYFSFHVRDVGHSLIIGPTGAGKTVLMNFLCAQAQKFKPRMFFFDKAHGAEIFIRSLNGVYTTIDPGGECNFNPLQLDDTGENRAFILEWLKVLVTSNGESVSSEDNKTLSQAVSGNFKLEKKDRRLKNVVAFLGIDGPNSLAGRIAMWVGRGSYARIFDNQTDNIDLQKARVFGFDMTELLKDPVSLAPVLLYIFHRISISLDGQRTMIVLDEAWALIDNPVFAPKIKEWLKVLRKLNTFVIFATQSVEDAAKSRISDTLIQQTATQIFLPNLKATDIYRSAFMLSQREYILIKTTDPTSRYFLIKQGVDALVAKISLDGMNDIINVLSGRVETVLLLNRIRGQYGDDPEKWLPIFYEEVKSL